Below is a genomic region from Helianthus annuus cultivar XRQ/B chromosome 2, HanXRQr2.0-SUNRISE, whole genome shotgun sequence.
ATTTAAATATTTCCCATGATGGATATTATAAGATCATTATAAGTTGTTGTCTTTCAACATCCACCTCTTTTTCTAGCATTTCCTTCAATTGTATTTCCATATATTTCATTAAGTTAATATTGAAATACAATAACTTAACCCGCTTAAACACGAGAGATGGGCTTGAGgtccttgggcccaagcccatttAATAAACCTAAAAATATAAGTCAGTGTTCACTCCTTATtcattctaaaaaccctaaaacatcTACACACCTCCAGCCGACATCCCCTTTCACTCCTCTCATCGGTGACCGTGCAGGTTACCGGCCGGCCACAGGGGTCCCGTGCTTGCTAGCATGTCACCCCACACAACCCCAAGCTCCCTCTTCATCTTAAGTCGTCGTACACACCGCTACCTTGtccaaagagagagagagagagagagagagagatcggagAACAGGAGAGGGGCCGATCACCTATTTCACGGCAACAGAAGGGGCAAGTGGCGACGGCAATGGATTCCGACAACCGTTTTCCGGGTAAAACGTACCGGAGGAGCCGGCGACCGACTtaccgtccggtggacgggttacgTTAATGTATTATATTATTCATATAGTGACAACATGAATGAGGCTATGaacaaaaagaaataaaataGAGAGTTAGATAATATACCCAACTGATGGTCGGATACTTTAGTGCCGTAATTTCATCACAAGATTGAATTGCATTCTATAAAAAAAGTTTTGTTAATGCTCAAAGTACAACTCATTAACATAAGTTCACTACGAAAGATTGTACAATTTAGTGTCATCatttgacaaattatattacgTAAAGATCATAAATAAAAAGGACCAACTTGGTAATAGCATATACAAAGCCATACTCAGGGGCCCGCCTGGGTGGGCGGAGAGGACCATCGTATAGGGCATGTGTTTTCCGAGGGGAACATTCTTCTTAAAACACCAAGTATTAGGTTTAGCCAAATACCCATttgatttaaaaataaataaataaaacaatatcCTTTCTTTGGGCGGCAATTGGTAAACTACTATTTCTAACGTATTACAAAGAATCAATGTATTTCTCCCTTTTATCTTCCTCACCAAAAACAATTTCATGTAGTTGGCCACTATACGTACCAAGAATTACCTCTTGTGTTAAAGCTATTATACAAAATTTATAAGAGCACCTACATTAATGTAAAAAGTTAGCATAATAGCAAAAGACTAAAATACCAAGTAATCTTTTTGTTATTTCTTATCTATTCCAGAGGTATTGACCACAATGCCTTTTAGTTTGGTCAACACCATGAGCTTTAAGCACTTCACATACAAGTTATATGTTTCGGAAGCGCTATTGCCAACCATATTGGCTATATAATGACTCATACTAGAATCATCAAAAACTCTATGGATGGACTGATCACCACAACCAGCAAAGAGTTCAACATCTAAACATAATTCATGGAATATACATGATTAGTACTTAAGTGAGTACACAAAAAAAGAAGAAATATATACGAACAGGACATAAGTATATAAAAGAAGCACAACATATTGCAAGCTCCAAAAACGTGTAATTGCGTGCGGGTTTCTTTTTACCTCATTGATGCCGTAACCAACTCGTGAACACACTGAATCAGGACGCCTCTGAATCTTCTCGCTCTCGGTATTCAGTTATACACTGCAATCTTTATAACCGAGTATACAACAACGATCAAACGATAACGTAGTTTCAAGCTGCAATGGTAATCTAGATGAAGAAGCTTTGAGATTTACTCTAGTAAAGTGGAGTCCACTAAAAGAAGCCGAGTAACGTTTTTAGCCACCCAATGTAACCGTTCAATCCTTTATCTCTACCCATCTTGGCCATTCAATGCTTTAGCCCTGCCCATTTAGCTTCTTGTTTTAGTCCCATATACACAACATTCCAATAAACCTTAATGCAACTTTATCCAGAAACGGCTAAGtaagaaaataaaaatacaataaaaaactTAACTTACCATATAATAATTGACAAAGGATCCATTACTCTTAATAATTTAGCGACTAAGTATGCATCTATCTTAAGTTGGTCTATAATGAACCACCCCTCCAAACTTAGTGAACTTGTATTAATTCATATTATTCATTCATTTCTATTTACATAAAATAAATCGacaaaataaaacttaaaactcGGAACTCAAATTTGATATACTTTTGAACCTAACACCCCAAAATGAACCGAACCAAAATTGTTAGAATTCGTATCGAATAGTTTCAAAACGAAACCAAATTTTGCATTAATAATAAAAGATACATTAACAGACCGACAAATTGTAAGATGAATAGAAAAAAAATGAAGATCAtgtataaaaaaaatacattaccAGAGTAACAAATTGTATTTTAAGTTTGTATTAAATGCATCCATACTAGTTACAAAAATATTCTGCCTTTTAAAAAAGAACACAAAAATTACTTACAAACGAAATGTGATACCTGCATAGGTAACAAACCCGAAGCCTTTTGAACTGCATTAAACTTGATCCACTTGAAAATTGGCTGCAAACAACAACAATATTAGCTTATTCTCTTGATCATAACCATGTATCAACTCAAGtgaaagaaaaatatataataatatctCACAATAATTATTCTAAATGAACCAACAAACAGTAGAACAAACtaaaattttattatttgatCATAGAACTCTATTTACTCATACGGACTCTACAGaattttttgaaaaatgaaaacccAACCCATACCCAATAATGTAGCGGTGTTAACCCGTTACTTGACCCATCCATTTtgtcatctttaaaaatatgtcaATGCTGAGATTCAAAAATAGTACCTACAAATGATTAAGAACCCAATCAGTTATCAGGAAGGGAGAAGCAACCATTTTGCATAGTGGCACTGTATGACTCGAATCACATACCACCATTTAAAGTGTAAAGAATGCTCCTCACCATAAAACAAACTGACAACCCAGGGTCATTCATGTGTTGGAGAGACCCACCATTAGCAAATTAGGGTGACCATGTTGGTTTCAGGCACCACACTCAACTCTCGTATATGTAGTATGTAATGCAAGTGAAAAAGAAATACAATGCAAAAGTGAAAGCTTCTGTACTCGAATATGAAAAATGGGGTACATAACAAAAGAACAAATACTCGTATTTATAATAAACTAAATAAGCACATGCAAAAAACTCAGTCCACATCTTCCTAATGCAACAAACTTGCAACGTTCACCTATCAAACGTGTTTCACAAACTCCATGTTCAGCTCCTACTTTCCTAGTCAACCGAGACCGAGTCATTTTATCAATAGATGAACTGTACCTATCACCCGTACCGATAAGATGTCGACCCATGACCCGTTTTCTATTCGGTGACCCATTTAAACAAAACTGGTAACCGACTTGACCCGTACACAGTCCGTAACATCAAGATTAACCCAACAGACCAGTTAACACAAAGAGTAGAATCAGAATTATTTATAGATACAAATTCATCCAAAAGATATTGTAAAACACTGGATAACAACTTTCGTCAACTGGTCGGAAAGGGAAAATCGTTTTTATCAGATTACCCGCCTGACCCATCCATTTTGTGAACCCAAACTAAAAGAAGTGCCTGTTTGATCCACCTGTTTCCCTTTTACCATGCTTATAGTCAGATCTACGATTTCACTTCAAAGTGACCGGTTCTTTGATGCCCCATATAGCTTAATATGAAAGCAAGTTCTGACGCTTGAAAAGGCACCTTAGCATTCTGTCCCGCAATTTATTCAAAGTATTACCTGCTCATAcatatttatttacaaaatatgaATATTATTATATTCAAACTTCAGCTATACAATGTAAATGCTACATAGATATAATTGATTCCTGGGAATAACAAATCAATATAAAATAATGCGATGAATGGCCATACCAAGGATTTATGTGTGGTCATACCCTAGTAGCGTGATCCGGGAAAAAATGTGGATCATATTAGACACCTTCTTTGTATGTAGAATTATGAATTTTCCTTTATTAAACTTGGATACCACATTAGGTGCATCCCTCTTTCCTCCTAATCCAACCTTAATAATAGCAACATCTACCTACAATAACATGAAAAAAATGTAACATTAATTTTCTCCATCTCTTTCATGGTGCATGAAGCTGTTATGaacaaaattaaatataaatataagaaCTCGTATGTATGTATCAACTTGTTAATGTAATACCAAGCATATCATTGGTAGATGTGTGCCAATTGATGATGGACATACAAGGTGTCAATTGAAGATGAAACTGAAAATTTTCCCCACTCTTCTCGATTTCAAAGCTTCCTTAACGTCATCAGGCCTCCTCTCTTCGCCGCTACAACACCCTAGATCATATAAAaaaatttgatttaaaaaaattCGATTTGAGACTAAGAACTTATTACCTTAACTTGTGGCTGGAACCCTAGATCAATTATATCGACCCCTGCTCACTCCGTCAATCGTAGTTCGTATCTACTTTCTTCATTCGCTTTTTTTGTTTGGAGATGGGACGATAGATTTATAGGTGGGTGAGAAGCACAAATTGGCTGACCTGCAATTAGGAGAGCATGGGGGAACCATCGTCAATTGAAGGAATCCAGGagaactctacttcgtatttccttCTTGCCCCAACCGCAGTAGTCCATCTACATTTAACCTCTTCAAACCCTAAAATATAGTGGGCGGTTGACAGTTTACCAGGATTGTAGGAGTGAGTTGAGAAGATCATGGGCAGGAAAAGATGGACCTAACCACCGGCTAGAGAAACCGTAAAGAACTACCAAGGTTGAGTCATGGAGATAATGGGCAGAAAATTTTGGAGCAAAACCACTAGGAGGAAAACTCCCATAACCTCCCTGAACCGCCATTAGAGCAATTATCTTTGGGAGTTTAAAGggctgagatttaatctcagcatGATCGAACGGGTGATATTGATTTCAAAGGTAACTTccacttaatgggttccatatatatatatataattacaatATTGACCCTTTAACGATTATAAACTAAGGTAATGATCGGGATTACATTTCACGCTCATCCCCTTAGTCACAATCATTTTGTTGTTGTAGATGATTATAAGGTTGTGATGCCACAACAAGAAGCCCAAGGTATCACTCATCAAAAATTTGTAAAAGGCTTTAGTAATATTGGATATTGGTCTCCAATAAAAAGCGTAAGTGTTCTCTTTTTAGTATAAGTAATTTGCAAGAGGCCCAATTTGTATGTCTGGCCCATTTCAAACCTTATCTAATTCTTGTTTGAACTTTGTAGTTGGAGCTTTTAGGGTCCATGTGTGGCTGCTTTAGCCTTTATGAAATGAAACCGAAAGCCACATGGTCCATCTCCACTTTGTTATCAAAAGAGGTGATATGACCCATTGTTTGACAATGCATGTGAAAATTTATGAGGGAATCGTACTTGAATGTTTGAAACTAATTCATtcaattatgtttaaaaaaataacacTTTTGATTTTTGAACCGTTGGGATTCTATGAATACTTGTCATATTTTATTcctaaaacaaaaaaacaaaatgaatattTGTGTCCTAATTGATTAAAAATTATGGTATAGCAAAGTCTGACAATTTCAaactaataaatatattttaaactAAAATTATACATATGTATGTctactaggggtgtaaacaagcccagaggctcgagagctactcgtgatcggctcggttaaaagctcgaacgagccgagccttaacgagctcgaacccgagctcgagcctgaaatagagctcgttttgttatcgagcccgagctcgaacctgaaatacaaagcttgtttaggctcgcgagcctaaacgagcccatacaaaattttaattttttttataaatattatattaataatgATGTTAACATTGAtaagccgagctttggctcgtttaagcgatgttgaagtgagctcgagccgagcttttagctcgtttaaggttgttctcaaaatagttcgagccggatcgagccgagctcgagctcgagctttgggttttactcacgagccgagctcgagctcaaagaagtaggctcgaaccgagccgagttcgagctcgagcttcataaaaacctaacgagccgagctcgagcctggtcaaaCTTGGGCTCGAcctggctcgtttacacccctaatgTCTACACAATATTTTACTAAAATTACCCTCAAAACTAAATGTGACACATTTATACTTCCAACATTCATAACTATGACTTTAGTGTATACCtattttctctttcttttttggGATAAGACCCCTCTTCCTCTCCAAATCTACCAAAATCCACAGTAAAGTTATTAAGGTAGGCCACAGTCCTCATACTACCCACAACCCAAACCCTAATCTTTTCACCATCATCACACTTTACCTTCTCTCAAACCTCATCAAATCTATCTCAAAATCAAAAAATACCATGATGATTTGATGCATAAAGCTCACACCTTTATCCATGAAATCCTCTTTCTTCACTCTCATTCTCATCTTCCTCCTTGTATCTATATCTGTATCTATATCTGCTGCACCAGATAACACCAAGTTGGTTTACAAAGGATGTGCAAACCAACCTCTTCCAGATCCAAATGGGGTCTACTCATCTTCCCTTTCCGCCATTTTTGGCACACTCATTCAACAATCTTCAAAAGCAAAGTTCTTTAAAACCACCAGTGGCAGTGTTTCTGGTCTGTTTCAGTGTAGAGGAGATCTCACCAATGTTGAGTGTTACACTTGTGTTAGCAGGCTGCCTATATTAATGGATAAACTTTGTGGGAAAACTGTCGCTGCAAGAATCCAgcttttggggtgttacatgctCTATGAGGTTTCTGGGTTTGCTCAAATATCTGGAATGGAGTTGTTGTACAAAACATGTGGGAAGAAAAGCAATGCAGGTGGGAATTTTCAACAAATAAGGGATTCTGCTTTTTCTTCTTTGGAAAGTGTTGTGGGAAGTGGGAATGGTGGGTTTTATACAACAAGTTATGAGTCTGTGTATGTGTTGGGACAATGTCAAGGTGATTTAGGGGCTTCTGATTGTGGAAACTGTGTGAAAAGTGCTGTGCAAAGGGCTCAAGTTGAATGTGGAACCTCTGTTTCTGGTCAAATTTATCTTCATAGATGTTTCATTAGttataattattatcctaatggGGCCTCAACAAAAAATAGACCAGATTCATCTTCTTCATACTCATCAGATTCATCTTCTTCACCTTCATCTTCTAGTTCATCAGGTGTGTGATATGTGTTTGTTTTTTAAAAGTCAAAAGTCAAATGTGAAAAGTCAAAGATGTGTTGATTTGGTGAATGTGTGCAGGATCTAATCCGGGGAGAACAGTTGCAATAATATTGGGAGGGGCTGCAGGTGTTGGGTTTATAATTGTGATCTTGTTGATTGCTAGAAAAGCAATGAAGAAAGATGATGGTAAGTTAAAGTAGATTCAagattttgcaaaaaaaaaaaaaaagagattcAAGATTTTGGAAATTTTATATCTTTTTGATATTGATTGATTTTTGAACAGATTACTGATTGAAGAACCAAAAGAATACAATTTTGGAGGTGAAGATGGAGGTGGAAGCTATTTGTTTTTGGTAGATTTAGATGATATGAATGTCTAGAACattgtaattgtaattgtaagaatgaatgaatgaatgtttgTTAATGGTgatgtatttatttttatttttgatgattataAATTACAGGTTCAAGGCCATGTGGTTGTTTGTCTCTTTATGGGCCTCGAATATTGCCCTTTTGATTTCTTCAATCAATTTGTCTATGTACGGTTTTCAAAGCTAGAAAAGATTGTCAAAACCTgctttttttccttttctttttctttttcatgtcaaaactttatatataaatatattgtttttttattgttattattttttcttttttcctAAATGGTCAATTGAATCACCGGATAAGCATAATCTTAATCGAGCAAATACATTCTCTCTTCCATAACGGTCAGAGTTGGATGCATACCCGAGCCACCAAGTCGCTAGCTCCGGGAAAAACTCACCGCCCGAAGACTCACTGCGGTAAAACCCGGTTTGGCTCGGTTTCAAACTGGCGACCTCTAGAGAGGTTAGTTCTAAACTTCATTGCCACCACCAATTTACTTCAAAGTGATGCTAGTGGTAGTTGAACTTGGGACCTCAATAAGAGAAACCAATAGGCTAACCACTAGACCAACGTGTCacgactttttatttttattgttacATACAAATTTGTGATTTGGacaaatataaattttataaaggTTTAGTCGGGTCCTTTTAACGGGTAAATAAAGTGTCGAAATGGGTTAGCACCACACCATTCATGCTCATTCTTTGTCTCTGCCACTTgctacacttgtagagtaattttgataattaccctacaaaaacaaaattactctacaagaacattttacaaaattactgtacaaaagatcaaaattactctacaggatcatttgtagagtaatctTGATAGTTACTGATAATAGAAAAATGTCACCGcgcttttttgtcttttccttcagttcgtacgttttatacattaactttttttttgtatttgatcttttagCCACGTATATAATCTTAGATTTTCCTTTTCCCTCTATTTTAGTTAGCTTGTACCATTTCTTATTTCGAGTATATGTATGTAATCATTTGGTTCGACCGGTTGTACTGATAGTGGTAGATCAAAATTGAATGAAGGGTCCCCGATTTATTTCGTTGTCATGTATTAATTTTTAATTCACCTTCACATAATAAATTGGAACGAAAGTTTTGACTTTCAATTTGAGTGGGTTCATTCAAATTGGCCGACCACTTTTCTTAAGGGGCACATACATACACAAATCTTTGCGTTGACCAAAACCATTTTCACACGATTTCCTTATTGTTTGATACCATTCCTCTTGTTCTTGTTTTTTCTTCTTTTATTGAAAGGCAAActatttatattattataaaataaaaggaGGATAATTCTAGCAAGAAACTAGATATTGAAGCCCCTCTTGTTCCAAGTTAATTGGAATTCAAGCATCTTGAGAAAACAAGTATGGTTGATATGTTCATCTATTCTTAAGCTATGTGCtctttaatttaaatatattaaCTGATTTTCGTTTTCGTATCTTAAAAGTGTATCCAAAGGTGAAGGTAatacaagaagaagaagaagaagaagaagaagatccaCCAAAGATTTATTTGAAGAATTTCGAGTCGCTTTCTTTATGTGATCATCCATCTAATTCCCCGGGTGCTTTTAATTTCCCCTGGCCCGTCTTTTATCCTTTTTTTGGTTCATCTAGTA
It encodes:
- the LOC110927347 gene encoding plasmodesmata-located protein 2, with amino-acid sequence MKSSFFTLILIFLLVSISVSISAAPDNTKLVYKGCANQPLPDPNGVYSSSLSAIFGTLIQQSSKAKFFKTTSGSVSGLFQCRGDLTNVECYTCVSRLPILMDKLCGKTVAARIQLLGCYMLYEVSGFAQISGMELLYKTCGKKSNAGGNFQQIRDSAFSSLESVVGSGNGGFYTTSYESVYVLGQCQGDLGASDCGNCVKSAVQRAQVECGTSVSGQIYLHRCFISYNYYPNGASTKNRPDSSSSYSSDSSSSPSSSSSSGSNPGRTVAIILGGAAGVGFIIVILLIARKAMKKDDDY